A window of Candidatus Bathyarchaeota archaeon genomic DNA:
ATACCTGAACTCACTGTACCAATTAAATCTGAGCAAAAACCAGCCGCCGCCCCCAAACAAGTACTCTCAGCACCAAGAGTTGAACCCAAAGCCGAACCCGCACCCCCACAAACAAAACCGCTAATCCCCACCCCAACCCAGCCGCCCCTCAGCCGCTACGCCGCCAAGATGGAAAACGAATTCAGCCCCGACCAACGAAAACTCCTCAGCTTTACCGTTAAAGAGGATGTTGTGGTGGTTAAACCGGTGACGTTTTTGAAGGCCGAGTGGGACGACATTAACGATGTTGTGCGTGGACTCGGCGGCAGATGGGTAAAGGGTGACATAATCAGTTACTGGGAAATTCCTCTCCAGTAAGAATGCCGTTTGTAATAGCTTTTGGTTTGTTGTGGCGGTTTTTCTTCTTAACCGCTTGTCCTTTAAATAAGGGAGGGGAGGTAGACGCTGAGAGACGGCGTGGTTTTCAGGAGATGGGACACCGCGTGAATAGGCGAGGTAAGATTTACAGACCGCAGTTCATGCCGCAAGGGCCGACGAGGTCATGGGTAAATTTGTTGTCCATGTCGGGTATTAGTTGCGGTTTGCACTTATGTATTATGTACATGGAGGAGGCGAAAAGTAGAAATCCCCTCAAACCTATCCAACAATAGGTAACTGGAGCAACAGTAGTTGAAAAAGAAAGAGAGTCTAGAAGTCAGCGAATCAGAAACATTCGCATCCTACGACGAGAAACTCAAAAACAAGTACGGCGACAACTGGCTGGGCAGGGGCAAATGTACGGGACTTGAGTTTAAGCGTTGGTTGGCGTTACGTGACAATTTAACTGAAATTCCCTGATTGATAGGCGAAATCGGGGTTAAACATGCCTTCTTGGCAGATGCTTCATGTTTTTAGTTTATAAAATAAGCAACAAGGCTTGGTACCATACTCAATGGTTGTTCCCTTTGCAGGATGGCATAATTGATTCTTTATCTGAAATGTAGGGTCAAAATTTGAACAGTCGTACCCAAGTTTATACTATAAGCATCCACATACTTCTCCAATTATGTAGGTAGCAGTATTATTTTTTCGGCTGGAAGAATCCTGTTGATTTGGTTTGAAATTATCATCGTAAGCCCGTCTTTTAACAAATTCGCAGATGACATGCTCTTTTCTAAGCTTTCATTTGATGCATACCTTTTGGTTTGTTTCTTTTCGTTAGCCTCCAGTTTTTTTAAAGTATTTTTCATAAGTCTTTGATAGTGTTCTATCGGAGATGAAGCTGTTTTTTCAGCAAACTTGATTGCTTTTACTGCTAATCGCCCGCTTAAAGCGGCTAGATCCATACCTACTCCACGGTATAAGTCAATTAGGCCTGCAGCATCTCCAGCTAGTAAGATGTTGTCTTCTCCAAGGAAGGTTGTTATCTTCTGGGTAGAGGCAAATCCCTCTTTTTTCACGATTTCACCCTGAAGTAAGTGTTTTTCTTTTATGTAATTGAAGAATCGGTCTGCATAATCTACTGCGTTTTCATTCGCCCCTGTTCCTATGACCCATTTTTCATCCTTCAGATAGACCCAGGCAAACATTAAGGGGCAATATTCTCGATTGTAATACATGTAAAGTTTGTTTGGGTCAAGGTTTCCTTTTCCTTCAAAATAGTAGTTTATTGCTGTCCCTAAACGGCTTTTTTCTAAAGACGCAGGGTTTATTTTGCTTCTTATTCCAGAAAGCATTCCGTCTGCACCGATTAGAAAACGTGTGGTGACTTGAGTAGACTTCGTATCTTTTGAAAGTGTTAGGTTTATTCTTTTTTGGCTTTTGGAAAAATCAATTAATGAGGTGTTATCTTGAAATTCTGCTCCTTCTTCGATGGCGAGTTGATTTAGCCAACTGTCAAAAGTTGAACGCCAAAAGTTAAGCATCTTCATTTTTCCCCCCAAGGTTTTCCCTGATGGTGTAATCATGTCCACTTTGTAGAGTTCATTCTTGCATAGTTTTTCTTTAGGAATTTTTTTACCTATGAGTTTTTCGAAGTATGGAAATTGTATTCCTGAGCAAGGTTTGTTTCTGGGGGTTTTGTATTTCTCTATTAGAAGGGTTTTGAAACCTTGTTGTGCACTGAACCTTGCGGCTACTGAACCTGCAACTCCGCCTCCTACTACGGTAACATCGTACTCTTCCAACATTATCGCCTTTATTTTGTTTTAAGTATAATATTCTTGGCCCATTCAGAGATTTTCTCTTTATTTTCTGCTAATTCCTTATTAACGTTGGTGACGGTTAGTTCGCTTACAAAATCACATCCAGGTATCAATTGCTTCAAAGTTGAGAAAACCCGCTCGGACGGAGACCCCAAGTTTGTACAAAAAAGAGCCACATGCTTTCCCGAGAAACTGTTCTCCTTTAGATATGTTCTTACAGCGGGGGCAATTCGCTTATTCCACATAGGCGTTCCAATAATAATGAGATCATAATCCTGAGGCGATTTCTCTATTTCAACAATTTTTGTTAATCTTTCTCTTGTTGCGTCATATCCACTTAGAATAAAACCAAAAAGGCCTTTCCTTTTCTTTTTATCAACTATTTCGGCGATGTCCGCGCCGATTTCCTGAGAAATCTGCTCTGCGACTAAACGCGTGTTACCGCTTCTTGAATAGTATATAACTAAAGATTTCATTAAAGCCAACTCGCTGTGCTGAAACGCGTCAGTAGGTTTATTTATTAAGCTTAGTTTAATATATAAACCGTGAAGTAGAGAAAAATCCACTTAGTTTAAACAAAGTGACTTACTTGGAAAAAATTTTTCAAAAAAAGGAAATTCACCTATTAAGGCAGAACCTCCAGACTATTCTGGAGCTATCTCAAGTAGTTGCAAGTAATACCAAGACTTTTGCAAATGTCTTGTCTTCTAATGGAAGTCTAAAACCTCAAGAGGCAAAAAAGTTCATAGATCACTATAAAGGTCTCTTGGGCGAAAAGGAGATTCTGATTCTACTTGCGATTTCAATGAATGAGGGTATGGGTTTCAATAGGCTTAGAACCATTTTAAAAGGGTCGATGAGTTCCAAAACCATTTCTGAGAAGCTAAAACGATTGGAGCAAGAAAGATGGTTAACCAGAACGATGGTCAATGATAGACCATTTCGGGTGTCATATTCGTTGACTTCTCTTGGGAGGAAAATTGCAAATTTATCGTCAGTTATTGGAATACTGATACTTTTCCCTGATGAACCAGAAAACACACCCAGTACAAACAAGCGGCTAGACAAGTGTTAGTTAATAAGTACTATTAATAGCAACATCCTACATACTATAATGATGAGCCTTATTGAAATCTGCATTATGTAGTGGAAAAAATGAAAACCAATGATCTTCGACGCTTCATCAAGACAACCGAAAAAATGGTTGTTCCATCCAAAGTTGCGTCCACAACCCAAGGAAGCGCTATGCTTCGAAAACTTCCTCTACGATTCCAACGATACATAGTCAATAGAGGCGCACGCACCAATCCATACATGAGTTTTGTAGTAGAACCGTACGCTGTGTTTCTCGCTTTTGAAGTCACCGATATTAAAGCAGCAGAGCAGTTGTTACCACCCAACTACAGCTTGTCTCCTTCAGCAATGTTTACTGACACCGACAAGCGAAAATGCGCAATAGTGAGTGCCTTTAATGTGCACACAAGCGTTTTTTGGGGTAGCCGCGTAGAGTTCTACTTAATCGCCGAGAACTGTAAAACTGGACTGCTCTCGTGGGTTATCATTGAGTACGAAAGCAATACCCATAGTTACGATCCAAAGCAGGGTTTTGTAGCTCCGAGCACCAAACATTCAGTAGTCACGACGTCATATCTTGGAGAGATCATAGTTGATGTGTTAAGCAACAGATCAGCTAACAGCCTTGTCTTAATAGCAGACCTAAAGAACGGGATTCTCAAAAAACTAGACCAGCGTCTGTGGGTCGAGGGAAATCTCTCAGTCGACTACGGCGGAGAACTGCAACAATGCACTAAACCGTTTAGTCTGGTTTTCGATCCAACCGAGATGGCTCAAGCGTTAAAGATTCCAATCGACGATATCTCTTTGTGTACGAATACCTTTGGGGCTGGTTTATTGAATCCAGATCCTTTCGAAGTAGCGTGTTTTCCATACGCTCAACACTTCGTTACTACGAGTGTTCCGACAGCCACTTCTATGCGGACTGCTGATGACCTTGAGCAGGCAGTTAATGAGATAAACAGAGCAAGATGAATGCGCCTGAGGAGATGGGCTGTAAAAAGTAGCACACTTAAGGTTTGTTGATTATTATTGCCGTTCCCAGTGAGGGTAATTCTTAATTAGCCCCTCTGCTAAATGGTTGGCTGAAGGTACTTAAATATGGTGAAAATGGATTTCGGTGGCGTCCAAGAAGACGTCATCACCCGAAAAGAATTCACAGTGGCAAAAGCCCAAAAAATCCTCAAAGACGAAGTCGTCGTCTCCTTGGGCTACGGAATACAAGGCGCAGCTCAATCATTAAACATGCGAGATAACGGCATAAAAGTAATCATCGGACAAGAAAAAGAAGGCGTATTCAAAAAAGAATGGGATAAAGCAGTAGCAGACGGATGGGTTCCAGGCGAAAACCTGTTCCCACTCGAAGAAGCAGCCAAAAAAGGCACAATCAAAATGTTCCTACTTACCGACGCCGCGCAGAAGGCAGTATGGCCAAAAATTAAAGCCACCCTCAAAAAAGGCGACGCACTCTACTTCAGCCACGGATTCAGCATAGTCTACAAAGAACAAACAGGCGTCATCCCACCCAAAGACATCGACGTCATATTGGTCGCGCCAAAAGGCAGCGGCACCAGCGTCCGCCGCAACTTCGTCGACGGATCAGGCATAAACTGCAGCTTCGCAGTCTTCCAAGACGCCACAGGCAAAGCCGAAGACCGCGCCAAAGCACTCGGCATCGCCATCGGCGGAGGATACCTCTTCCCAACCACTTTCGAGAAAGAAGTCTACAGCGACCTAACTGGCGAACGCGGAACCTTAATGGGCGCACTTGCAGGCATACTTGAAGCCCAATACAACACGCTCCGCGCTAACGGTCACAGCCCAAGCGAAGCCTTCAACGAAACCGTCGAAGAACTCACCCAGAGCCTCATCCGCCTCGTAGACGAGAACGGCATGGACTGGATGTACTGCAACTGCAGCGAAACCGCCCGCATCGGCGCATTACGCTGGAAAGAACGGTTCCGCAGCGCAACTCAACCCGTGTTTGATAGTCTCTACGAGTTGGTTGCGGCAGGCGAAGAAACCCGCATCGTCCTAGAGAAGAGCAAGGCACCGGATTACCGTCAGAAACTCGCTGATGAACTCAAAGCGATGGGCCAAAGTGAGATGTGGCGTGCTGGCGAAACGGTCCGCTCGCTTCGACCTAAACAGGCAAAGAAAGAGTAAGCCCTCTTTTCTTTTACTTTTTGTTTAATTTATTTTTGTTTTTTAGCCATTACCTCATTGAGTTCTTGTTTGTTTGCGAAGTTAGTCTTTTATAGTTGAACGGTGCGCCTGCTTAGCTAATGCGAGGTTCCCTTTGGATTACGTTACCGTAGCTGCAATAGCGGTATTCGTTACGACACTATTTTTGATGATTAAGCGTCCAAGGGGCATTAAACTGGGTTACGCGGCAGGCATCGGTGCAGTAGCTTCGCTGTTGCTGGGCACGGTCAGTTTGGGGCAGGCTGCAGAGTCGTTTTTGCATATTTGGGATGCAGCGTTAGCTTTTGTTGGCATAGTGGCGTTTTCGGTGATTTTGGATGCTATGGGCTTCTTCAAATGGGCCGCCCTGCGTGTGGTGCGGTTGGCGAAGGGCAGCGGGGTGCGTCTCTACTTTTACGTGTCATTGTTGACGGCGGCGGTTAGCATCCTTTTTGCTAACGACAGCGCCGTTCTCATCCTAACCCCTATTGTTTTGGAAATTATCAGTGAATTAAAAATCGACGGCAAAGGCAGGTATGCATATCTCTTCGCTGCGGGGCTCATAGCCGACACAGCCGCCATGCCACTCATAACCAGCAACCCCATCAACATCTTAAGCGCAGACTACTTCGGCTACACCTTCATCGACCACCTCGTCTTTATGGCGCCAGTCGCCGTCGCCACAATCGCAAGCAGCATGCTTCTGGTGTACGTGTTTTTCCGCAAAAAGATCCCCAAAACCTACGACACCAAACTAGTCGACATAATATCCACAGGCTCCACGCCGATAAGCCGCCGTATGCTCAAGGTTTGCTTGGGCACTTTGGTGGCGATTGATGTGGGCTACGTTGCGGCTTCGCTTTTCAGGATTCCTGTGTCGGTGGTGATTTGTTCAGGTGCAGTGTTCCTTTTGGCGGTTTATTTGGCTGATCTCAAGGGTGAAGTGGTTCGAGGGGAACGCAAAGGTCTCGTTGGTTTAGCTAAGGACATCAACTGGGACATCGTGCTCTTTATGCTGAGTATTTTCTTTGTGGTCCAGGGCTTGACAAACGCTGGAATCACCCAATTGTTGGCGGATACATTGGTGTCCGCGAACTCGCTGCCTTCGGTGATGGGGATTATTGCGCCGAGCCTCGTGGTTACGGTTGGCGCAAGTTTCATGAACAACTGGCCCATGACCATCCTTGGCTTGATGTCGATTCACCAAGCAGCCGCAACCGTCACCTTGAGCAGCCAAGCGTTCACGGAGTTGGTTTTCTCCAACATCATCGGCAACAACCTTGGCCCCCACTTCTTCCCACTCGGCTCGCTGGCAATTCTGATGTGGCTGGAGACGATGAAGCGCAAAGGTGTCAACATCAGCCTGTGGAGTTACCTAAAGGTCGGGTCTGTCCTCTCCATCGTCGAAGTCGTGGTGGCGTCGGTGGTTCTTTGGGTTGAAGTAACCTACTTTGGATGGGTACTTCCGATTTAGCGGTGACAAACCTGACAGTGGGGGTTCTTTGGAAGCGGCACCACCGTAAAATCCATGTCACGGAAGTCGCAGACCAACAGTTTACCCGCCAAACTCGACCCAACTCCCGCGAGGAGCTTGATGGTTTCCATGGCTTGCATGCTGCCCATGATTCCCGCCGAGGCACCGATTATGCCAAAAACCCCTCCAGATTGGGGGTTGCTTTGGTGGTTGTGCATTGTGCACTCTAAGCAACCTGTTTCGGGCGGGTTGAAAACTGAGAGGTTGCCTTCTAAACCCATGACTGCACCGAAAACGTAGGGAATTTTAAGTTTTATACATGCTCTGTTGAGCAGGTAGCGGGTTTGGAAGTTATCTAAGCAGTCAACCACCACATCTACAGCCTTCAACAGAGATTCAACGTTATCTTCATCCACCTTTTCGGATACCGCTTCAATTTGCACCAGAGGATTTTGCTTGCGCAGTTTTTCGGCGGCGACCTCTGCTTTGTGGTGGTGGAGGTCGTTTGGGGTGTAGAGGATTTGGCGGTGCAAGTTAGGGGTTTCGACGGTGTCTTGGTCGATTAAGCGCAAGTAGCCGACGCCCGCCAAAGCCAGATAGAGAGAGCAGACTGAGCCTAATCCGCCCACGCCGACTATGGCGACACGGGATTTGGATAGTTTCTCTTGCCCAAAGGAACCTAATTCTTCTATCAGTATTTGGCGACTGTAGAATAGTTTAGCGAATTCTGCTTTGCCTGCTACATCCATCAATGCTCAA
This region includes:
- a CDS encoding FAD-dependent monooxygenase, producing the protein MEEYDVTVVGGGVAGSVAARFSAQQGFKTLLIEKYKTPRNKPCSGIQFPYFEKLIGKKIPKEKLCKNELYKVDMITPSGKTLGGKMKMLNFWRSTFDSWLNQLAIEEGAEFQDNTSLIDFSKSQKRINLTLSKDTKSTQVTTRFLIGADGMLSGIRSKINPASLEKSRLGTAINYYFEGKGNLDPNKLYMYYNREYCPLMFAWVYLKDEKWVIGTGANENAVDYADRFFNYIKEKHLLQGEIVKKEGFASTQKITTFLGEDNILLAGDAAGLIDLYRGVGMDLAALSGRLAVKAIKFAEKTASSPIEHYQRLMKNTLKKLEANEKKQTKRYASNESLEKSMSSANLLKDGLTMIISNQINRILPAEKIILLPT
- a CDS encoding flavodoxin, producing MKSLVIYYSRSGNTRLVAEQISQEIGADIAEIVDKKKRKGLFGFILSGYDATRERLTKIVEIEKSPQDYDLIIIGTPMWNKRIAPAVRTYLKENSFSGKHVALFCTNLGSPSERVFSTLKQLIPGCDFVSELTVTNVNKELAENKEKISEWAKNIILKTK
- a CDS encoding winged helix-turn-helix transcriptional regulator, translating into MEKIFQKKEIHLLRQNLQTILELSQVVASNTKTFANVLSSNGSLKPQEAKKFIDHYKGLLGEKEILILLAISMNEGMGFNRLRTILKGSMSSKTISEKLKRLEQERWLTRTMVNDRPFRVSYSLTSLGRKIANLSSVIGILILFPDEPENTPSTNKRLDKC
- the ilvC gene encoding ketol-acid reductoisomerase codes for the protein MVKMDFGGVQEDVITRKEFTVAKAQKILKDEVVVSLGYGIQGAAQSLNMRDNGIKVIIGQEKEGVFKKEWDKAVADGWVPGENLFPLEEAAKKGTIKMFLLTDAAQKAVWPKIKATLKKGDALYFSHGFSIVYKEQTGVIPPKDIDVILVAPKGSGTSVRRNFVDGSGINCSFAVFQDATGKAEDRAKALGIAIGGGYLFPTTFEKEVYSDLTGERGTLMGALAGILEAQYNTLRANGHSPSEAFNETVEELTQSLIRLVDENGMDWMYCNCSETARIGALRWKERFRSATQPVFDSLYELVAAGEETRIVLEKSKAPDYRQKLADELKAMGQSEMWRAGETVRSLRPKQAKKE
- a CDS encoding SLC13 family permease; amino-acid sequence: MDYVTVAAIAVFVTTLFLMIKRPRGIKLGYAAGIGAVASLLLGTVSLGQAAESFLHIWDAALAFVGIVAFSVILDAMGFFKWAALRVVRLAKGSGVRLYFYVSLLTAAVSILFANDSAVLILTPIVLEIISELKIDGKGRYAYLFAAGLIADTAAMPLITSNPINILSADYFGYTFIDHLVFMAPVAVATIASSMLLVYVFFRKKIPKTYDTKLVDIISTGSTPISRRMLKVCLGTLVAIDVGYVAASLFRIPVSVVICSGAVFLLAVYLADLKGEVVRGERKGLVGLAKDINWDIVLFMLSIFFVVQGLTNAGITQLLADTLVSANSLPSVMGIIAPSLVVTVGASFMNNWPMTILGLMSIHQAAATVTLSSQAFTELVFSNIIGNNLGPHFFPLGSLAILMWLETMKRKGVNISLWSYLKVGSVLSIVEVVVASVVLWVEVTYFGWVLPI
- a CDS encoding HesA/MoeB/ThiF family protein, whose translation is MDVAGKAEFAKLFYSRQILIEELGSFGQEKLSKSRVAIVGVGGLGSVCSLYLALAGVGYLRLIDQDTVETPNLHRQILYTPNDLHHHKAEVAAEKLRKQNPLVQIEAVSEKVDEDNVESLLKAVDVVVDCLDNFQTRYLLNRACIKLKIPYVFGAVMGLEGNLSVFNPPETGCLECTMHNHQSNPQSGGVFGIIGASAGIMGSMQAMETIKLLAGVGSSLAGKLLVCDFRDMDFTVVPLPKNPHCQVCHR